A genomic window from Bradyrhizobium lupini includes:
- the rpoB gene encoding DNA-directed RNA polymerase subunit beta produces the protein MAQQTFTGRKRVRKFFGHIKEVAEMPNLIEVQKASYDQFLMVDEPQGGRSDEGLQAVFRSVFPISDFSGTSMLEFVRYEFEPPKYDVDECRQRGMTFAAPLKVTLRLIVFDIDEETGAKSVKDIKEQDVYMGDIPLMTMNGTFIVNGTERVIVSQMHRSPGVFFDHDKGKTHSSGKLLFAARVIPYRGSWLDIEFDAKDIVYARIDRRRKLPVTSLMFALGLDGEAILSTFYKKIQYKRIKEGWRVPFDANRFRGYSTINDLIDADTGKVVLEAGKKLTVRGARQMQEKGLKALRLSDAELVGNYIAEDLVNPKTGEIHAEAGEEITDKSIKVLNEHGYKELPLLDIDHVNVGAYIRNTLAADKNMTREDALFDIYRVMRPGEPPTLDSAQAMFQSLFFDAERYDLSAVGRVKMNMRLDLDAPDTQRTLRKEDILSVIKTLVDLRDGKGEIDDIDHLGNRRVRSVGELMENQYRIGLLRMERAIKERMSSVDIDTVMPQDLINAKPAAAAVREFFGSSQLSQFMDQTNPLSEITHKRRLSALGPGGLTRERAGFEVRDVHPTHYGRICPIETPEGPNIGLINSLATFARVNKYGFVETPYRKVKDGRVTDEVVYLSAMEEGRYTVAQANVPLDPKGRFTEDLVVCRHAGEVLPVTPDKVDYMDVSPKQLVSVAAALIPFLENDDANRALMGSNMQRQAVPLVRAEAPFVGTGMEGVVARDSGAAIAARRSGVIDQIDATRVVIRATEDLDPTKSGVDIYRLMKYQRSNQSTCINQRPLVKVGDIVKKGDIIADGPSTDLGELALGRNVLVAFMPWNGYNFEDSILLSERIVKEDVFTSIHIEEFEVMARDTKLGPEEITRDIPNVSEEALKNLDEAGIVYIGAEVRAGDILVGKITPKGESPMTPEEKLLRAIFGEKASDVRDTSLRVPPGVQGTIVEVRVFNRHGVDKDERALAIEREEIERLAKDRDDEQAILDRNVYNRLAELLEGRQGIAGPKGFKKDTKITRAVLEEYPKSQWWLFASPNDKLMAEIEAMRKQYDESKKGLEQRFLDKVEKLQRGDELPPGVMKMVKVFVAVKRKIQPGDKMAGRHGNKGVVSKIVPIEDMPFLEDGTHADIVLNPLGVPSRMNVGQILETHLGWACAGLGKRIGQTVDAYLSKQDIRPLKETLKKVYGEDETIKSLNDNELIELGHNLSRGVPIATPVFDGAKEADIEEMLKLAGLDASGQSTVYDGRTGDAFDRKVTVGYIYMLKLHHLVDDKIHARSIGPYSLVTQQPLGGKAQFGGQRFGEMEVWALEAYGAAYTLQEMLTVKSDDVAGRTKVYEAIVRGDDTFEAGIPESFNVLVKEMRSLGLNVDLHNSKVGPGTAEAAE, from the coding sequence ATGGCGCAGCAGACATTCACCGGTCGCAAACGCGTTCGCAAGTTCTTCGGACACATCAAGGAAGTGGCCGAGATGCCGAACCTCATCGAGGTTCAGAAGGCGTCCTATGACCAGTTCCTGATGGTCGACGAGCCCCAGGGCGGTCGATCGGACGAGGGCTTGCAGGCGGTGTTCCGCTCGGTGTTCCCGATCTCCGACTTCTCGGGCACCTCGATGCTGGAATTCGTCCGCTACGAGTTCGAGCCGCCGAAATACGACGTCGACGAGTGCCGCCAGCGCGGCATGACCTTCGCGGCCCCCCTCAAGGTGACGCTACGCCTCATCGTGTTCGATATCGACGAGGAAACCGGCGCGAAGTCGGTCAAGGACATCAAGGAGCAGGACGTCTACATGGGCGACATCCCGCTCATGACGATGAACGGCACCTTCATCGTCAACGGCACCGAGCGCGTCATCGTCTCGCAGATGCACCGTTCGCCGGGCGTGTTCTTCGACCACGACAAGGGCAAGACCCATTCGTCGGGCAAGCTGCTGTTCGCCGCTCGCGTGATCCCGTATCGCGGCTCCTGGCTCGACATCGAGTTCGACGCCAAGGACATCGTCTATGCGCGTATCGACCGTCGCCGCAAGCTTCCGGTGACGTCGCTGATGTTCGCGCTTGGTCTCGACGGCGAGGCGATCCTCAGCACCTTCTACAAGAAGATCCAGTACAAGCGGATCAAGGAAGGCTGGCGTGTTCCGTTCGACGCCAATCGTTTCCGCGGCTACTCGACCATTAACGACCTGATCGACGCCGATACCGGCAAGGTCGTGCTCGAAGCCGGCAAGAAGCTCACCGTGCGCGGTGCGCGTCAGATGCAGGAGAAGGGGCTGAAGGCGCTGCGCCTCTCGGATGCTGAGCTCGTCGGCAACTACATCGCCGAGGACCTCGTCAATCCCAAGACCGGCGAGATCCACGCGGAAGCCGGTGAAGAGATCACCGACAAGTCGATCAAGGTTCTCAACGAGCACGGCTACAAGGAGCTGCCGCTGCTCGACATCGACCACGTCAATGTCGGCGCCTACATCCGCAACACCCTCGCGGCCGACAAGAACATGACGCGCGAGGACGCGCTGTTCGACATCTACCGCGTGATGCGTCCCGGCGAGCCGCCGACGCTGGATTCGGCGCAGGCAATGTTCCAGTCACTGTTCTTCGACGCCGAGCGCTACGACCTCTCGGCGGTCGGTCGCGTCAAGATGAACATGCGCCTCGACCTCGATGCGCCCGACACCCAGCGCACGCTCCGCAAGGAAGACATCCTCTCCGTCATCAAGACGCTGGTGGATTTGCGCGACGGCAAGGGCGAGATCGACGACATCGACCATCTCGGCAACCGCCGTGTGCGTTCGGTCGGCGAGCTCATGGAGAACCAGTACCGCATCGGCTTGCTCCGCATGGAGCGCGCGATCAAGGAGCGCATGTCTTCGGTCGACATCGACACGGTCATGCCGCAGGACCTGATCAACGCCAAGCCGGCGGCCGCCGCCGTGCGCGAGTTCTTCGGCTCCTCGCAGCTCTCGCAGTTCATGGACCAGACCAACCCGCTGTCGGAGATCACCCACAAGCGCCGCCTGTCGGCGCTTGGACCGGGCGGTCTGACCCGCGAGCGCGCCGGCTTCGAGGTGCGCGACGTGCATCCGACGCATTACGGCCGCATCTGCCCGATCGAGACGCCGGAAGGTCCGAACATCGGCCTGATCAACTCGCTCGCGACCTTCGCGCGCGTGAACAAGTACGGCTTCGTCGAGACGCCTTACCGCAAGGTCAAGGACGGCCGCGTCACCGACGAGGTCGTGTACCTCTCGGCGATGGAAGAGGGTCGCTACACGGTCGCGCAGGCCAACGTGCCGCTCGATCCGAAGGGCCGCTTCACCGAAGATCTCGTGGTCTGCCGTCACGCCGGCGAAGTCTTGCCGGTGACCCCGGACAAGGTCGACTACATGGACGTGTCGCCGAAGCAGCTCGTTTCGGTCGCGGCCGCGCTGATCCCGTTCCTCGAGAACGACGACGCCAACCGCGCGCTGATGGGCTCGAACATGCAGCGCCAGGCGGTGCCGCTGGTTCGCGCCGAGGCGCCGTTCGTCGGCACCGGCATGGAAGGCGTGGTTGCGCGTGACTCGGGTGCTGCGATCGCGGCGCGCCGTTCGGGCGTGATCGACCAGATCGACGCAACCCGCGTCGTCATCCGCGCCACGGAAGATCTCGATCCGACCAAGTCGGGCGTCGATATCTACCGGCTGATGAAGTACCAGCGCTCCAACCAGTCGACCTGCATCAACCAGCGTCCGCTGGTGAAGGTCGGCGACATCGTCAAGAAGGGCGACATCATCGCCGACGGTCCGTCGACCGATCTCGGCGAGCTCGCGCTCGGCCGGAACGTGCTCGTCGCGTTCATGCCGTGGAACGGCTACAACTTCGAAGACTCGATCCTGCTCTCCGAGCGGATCGTGAAGGAAGACGTGTTTACCTCAATTCATATCGAAGAATTCGAGGTGATGGCCCGCGACACCAAGCTCGGACCCGAGGAAATCACCCGCGACATTCCGAACGTCTCGGAAGAAGCGCTGAAGAACCTCGACGAAGCCGGCATCGTGTACATCGGCGCGGAAGTGCGCGCCGGTGACATCCTGGTCGGCAAGATCACGCCGAAGGGCGAAAGCCCGATGACGCCGGAGGAAAAGCTCCTGCGCGCCATCTTCGGCGAGAAGGCTTCTGACGTCCGCGACACCTCGCTGCGCGTTCCTCCGGGCGTGCAGGGCACCATCGTCGAAGTGCGCGTGTTCAACCGGCACGGCGTCGACAAGGACGAGCGTGCGCTGGCGATCGAGCGGGAAGAGATCGAGCGTCTGGCCAAGGACCGCGACGACGAGCAGGCGATCCTGGACCGCAACGTCTACAACCGTCTTGCCGAGCTGCTCGAAGGACGGCAGGGCATCGCCGGTCCGAAGGGCTTCAAGAAGGACACCAAGATCACCCGTGCGGTGCTCGAGGAGTACCCGAAGTCGCAGTGGTGGCTGTTCGCTTCGCCGAACGACAAGCTGATGGCCGAGATCGAGGCCATGCGGAAGCAGTACGACGAGTCGAAGAAGGGGCTGGAACAGCGCTTCCTCGACAAGGTCGAAAAGCTTCAGCGCGGTGACGAATTGCCGCCCGGCGTGATGAAGATGGTCAAGGTCTTCGTCGCGGTGAAGCGCAAGATCCAGCCCGGCGACAAGATGGCCGGCCGCCACGGCAACAAGGGCGTGGTGTCGAAGATCGTGCCGATCGAGGACATGCCGTTCCTCGAAGACGGTACGCATGCCGACATCGTGCTCAATCCGCTCGGCGTGCCCTCGCGCATGAACGTCGGACAGATCCTCGAGACCCATCTCGGCTGGGCCTGTGCCGGCCTCGGCAAGCGTATCGGCCAGACGGTCGATGCCTATTTGTCGAAGCAGGACATCCGGCCGCTGAAGGAAACCTTGAAGAAGGTCTACGGCGAGGACGAGACGATCAAGTCGCTCAACGACAACGAGTTGATCGAGCTCGGCCACAATCTGAGCCGCGGCGTTCCGATCGCGACGCCGGTGTTCGACGGCGCCAAGGAAGCCGACATCGAGGAGATGCTGAAGCTTGCCGGTCTGGACGCTTCGGGCCAGTCGACCGTCTATGACGGCCGCACCGGCGACGCCTTCGACCGCAAGGTGACGGTGGGCTACATCTACATGCTCAAGCTGCACCATCTCGTCGACGACAAGATCCACGCGCGTTCGATCGGTCCGTACTCGCTCGTTACCCAGCAGCCGCTGGGCGGCAAGGCGCAGTTCGGCGGTCAGCGCTTCGGCGAAATGGAAGTGTGGGCGCTCGAGGCTTACGGCGCGGCGTACACGCTCCAGGAGATGCTGACCGTGAAGTCGGACGACGTCGCCGGCCGTACCAAGGTGTACGAGGCGATCGTGCGTGGCGACGACACCTTCGAGGCCGGTATTCCGGAATCGTTCAACGTGCTGGTCAAGGAAATGCGCTCGCTCGGCCTCAACGTCGACT
- the secE gene encoding preprotein translocase subunit SecE: MAVSPFKFLQEVRSETAKVTWPTRRETTITTIMVFVMVAVASIFFFAADQIIRVLITFLLGIH, encoded by the coding sequence ATGGCAGTCAGCCCGTTCAAGTTCTTGCAGGAAGTCCGCTCGGAGACCGCCAAGGTCACCTGGCCGACCCGCCGCGAGACCACGATCACCACCATCATGGTGTTCGTGATGGTCGCCGTGGCCTCGATCTTCTTCTTCGCCGCCGACCAGATCATCCGCGTCCTCATCACCTTCCTTCTGGGCATTCACTGA
- the rplJ gene encoding 50S ribosomal protein L10, whose translation MERAAKKEAVEQLNGVFKTTSVAVVAQYSGLTVAQMQKLRSQMKQAGASVKVSKNRLAKIALEGTDVVAIGPMLKGPTVIATSDDPVAAPKVAVEFAKANEKFVIIGGSMGTTVLNVDGVKALASLPSLDELRAKIVGLLVAPATKIAQLANAPAGKLARVIQAYASKSEAA comes from the coding sequence GTGGAACGAGCGGCAAAAAAGGAAGCGGTCGAACAGCTCAATGGGGTCTTCAAGACCACGAGCGTCGCGGTCGTTGCCCAATATTCCGGCCTGACCGTTGCCCAGATGCAGAAGCTGCGCTCGCAGATGAAGCAGGCTGGCGCCTCGGTGAAGGTCTCGAAGAACCGTCTCGCCAAAATTGCTCTTGAAGGCACTGACGTCGTTGCCATCGGCCCCATGCTGAAGGGACCGACCGTGATCGCCACTTCGGACGATCCGGTAGCGGCGCCAAAGGTCGCCGTCGAATTCGCCAAGGCGAACGAAAAGTTCGTCATCATTGGCGGCTCGATGGGAACGACCGTCCTGAATGTCGACGGCGTGAAGGCACTTGCCTCGCTGCCGTCGCTTGACGAACTGCGCGCCAAGATCGTCGGCCTGCTTGTGGCCCCGGCGACCAAGATCGCTCAGCTCGCCAACGCGCCCGCGGGCAAGCTCGCGCGTGTCATTCAGGCTTATGCCTCAAAGAGCGAAGCGGCCTGA
- the nusG gene encoding transcription termination/antitermination protein NusG: MATATAQLSDKRWYIVHAYSNFEKKVAESIREQAKQRGLEELFELVLVPTEKVTEVRRGRKIDAERKFFPGYVLVKMKLTDEAFHLIKNTPKVTGFLGAENKPMPISEAEAMRILHQVQEGVERPKASVSFEIGENVRVADGPFASFSGVVEEIDEARSRVKVAVSIFGRATPVELEFGQVEKV; this comes from the coding sequence ATGGCAACAGCAACGGCTCAATTGTCTGACAAGCGCTGGTACATCGTCCACGCCTATTCGAACTTCGAGAAGAAGGTCGCCGAATCGATCCGCGAGCAGGCCAAGCAGCGCGGGCTCGAGGAGCTGTTCGAGCTGGTGTTGGTCCCGACCGAAAAGGTCACGGAAGTGCGCCGCGGCCGCAAGATCGACGCCGAGCGCAAGTTCTTCCCGGGCTACGTGCTGGTGAAGATGAAGCTGACCGACGAGGCGTTTCATCTGATCAAGAACACGCCGAAGGTGACCGGCTTCCTCGGCGCGGAAAACAAGCCGATGCCGATCTCGGAAGCCGAGGCCATGCGCATTCTGCACCAGGTGCAGGAGGGCGTGGAGCGGCCGAAGGCGTCGGTGTCGTTCGAAATCGGCGAGAACGTGCGCGTGGCCGACGGCCCGTTTGCCTCGTTCTCGGGTGTGGTCGAGGAAATCGACGAGGCGCGCTCGCGCGTGAAGGTCGCGGTGTCGATCTTCGGCCGCGCCACGCCGGTCGAACTGGAATTCGGTCAGGTCGAGAAGGTCTGA
- the rplA gene encoding 50S ribosomal protein L1 has protein sequence MAIGKRLNKAREGIDREKLYPLADAIKMVKERAKAKFDETIEVAINLGVDPRHADQMVRGVVTLPNGTGRTLRVGVFARGAKADEAKAAGADVVGAEDLVEKVQNGTIDFDRCIATPDMMPLVGRLGKVLGPRGLMPNPKIGTVTMDVTGAVKGAKGGSVEFRVEKAGILQAGVGKASFTEEKLVENIKALADAVSKAKPAGSKGTYIQRVAVSSSMGPGVKVEPGTILG, from the coding sequence ATGGCAATCGGAAAACGTTTGAACAAAGCCCGCGAAGGTATTGATCGCGAAAAGCTTTACCCGCTCGCAGACGCCATCAAGATGGTCAAGGAACGCGCGAAAGCGAAGTTCGACGAGACCATCGAGGTCGCGATCAATCTCGGCGTCGATCCGCGTCACGCCGACCAGATGGTCCGCGGCGTTGTGACCCTGCCGAACGGCACCGGCCGTACGCTCCGCGTCGGCGTGTTCGCCCGCGGCGCCAAGGCCGACGAGGCCAAGGCTGCCGGAGCCGACGTCGTCGGCGCCGAGGACCTGGTCGAGAAGGTGCAGAACGGCACGATCGATTTCGATCGTTGTATTGCGACCCCCGACATGATGCCGCTGGTCGGTCGTCTCGGTAAGGTGCTGGGCCCGCGCGGCCTGATGCCGAACCCGAAGATCGGCACCGTGACCATGGACGTCACCGGCGCCGTGAAGGGCGCCAAGGGCGGCTCGGTCGAGTTCCGCGTCGAGAAGGCCGGCATCCTGCAGGCTGGCGTCGGCAAGGCCTCGTTCACCGAGGAAAAACTGGTCGAAAACATCAAGGCCTTGGCTGACGCTGTCTCCAAGGCCAAGCCGGCCGGTTCCAAGGGCACCTACATCCAGCGCGTTGCGGTGTCCTCGTCGATGGGCCCCGGCGTGAAGGTCGAGCCGGGCACCATTCTCGGCTAA
- the rplK gene encoding 50S ribosomal protein L11 — MAKKVTGYLKLQVPAGAANPSPPIGPALGQRGLNIMEFCKAFNAQTQKEEKNTPIPVVITIYADRSFTFEMKTPPMSFFLKQAAKIQSGSKAPGRDKAGAVTKAQVREIAEKKMKDLNCDSIEAAMKMVEGSARSMGLEVAG; from the coding sequence ATGGCAAAGAAAGTGACCGGATACCTGAAGCTTCAGGTCCCGGCCGGTGCGGCGAATCCTTCGCCCCCGATCGGTCCCGCGCTCGGTCAGCGCGGTCTCAACATCATGGAGTTCTGCAAGGCGTTCAACGCCCAGACCCAGAAGGAAGAGAAAAACACCCCGATTCCCGTCGTGATTACGATCTACGCCGATCGTTCGTTCACGTTCGAGATGAAGACGCCGCCGATGTCCTTCTTCCTCAAGCAGGCTGCCAAGATCCAGTCCGGCTCCAAGGCGCCGGGCCGTGACAAGGCGGGTGCGGTGACCAAGGCCCAGGTGCGCGAGATCGCCGAGAAGAAGATGAAGGATCTCAATTGCGATTCCATCGAAGCGGCCATGAAGATGGTCGAGGGCTCTGCCCGCTCGATGGGTCTGGAAGTGGCAGGGTAA
- a CDS encoding 2-hydroxyacid dehydrogenase has translation MTDKVLIYSRFPKTMMARFAERFELLDTGGKPAREMFSADALGDIRAVLTAGGTPLGAEAMDLFPKLGAIVCYGTGYDGVDLKAAAARNIAVGHSPGANAASVADIAMTLMLAATRRILVADQYVRSGDWAASKPSPMMRPQAGMPGRRIGVYGMGEIGRKIAARCASFESEIGYFSRSRYDLPYQYFPTLEALADWCSVLMIAVRAGAETQHAVSADILRRLGADGYVVNISRGSVIDEKALVLALTEKTIAGAGLDVYDKEPHAPDALTALPNVVFSPHIGGHTLESHVAMQNCVLANLTAFFEGKKLPYAVK, from the coding sequence ATGACTGACAAGGTCCTGATCTACTCGCGCTTTCCCAAGACGATGATGGCGCGCTTCGCCGAGCGGTTCGAGCTGCTCGACACCGGCGGCAAGCCGGCGCGGGAGATGTTTTCGGCCGACGCGCTCGGCGATATCCGTGCAGTGCTCACCGCCGGCGGCACGCCGCTGGGCGCGGAGGCGATGGACCTGTTTCCCAAGCTCGGTGCCATCGTCTGCTACGGCACCGGCTATGACGGTGTTGACCTGAAGGCCGCTGCTGCCCGCAATATTGCGGTCGGACATAGCCCGGGTGCCAATGCGGCCTCCGTCGCCGACATCGCGATGACCCTGATGCTCGCGGCGACGCGGCGAATCCTGGTGGCCGACCAGTACGTCCGAAGCGGCGATTGGGCCGCGTCAAAGCCCTCGCCGATGATGCGCCCGCAGGCCGGGATGCCGGGCCGCCGCATCGGCGTCTACGGCATGGGCGAGATCGGCCGCAAGATCGCAGCGCGCTGCGCGTCCTTCGAGAGCGAGATCGGCTATTTCAGCCGCAGCAGGTACGATCTGCCCTATCAATATTTCCCGACCTTGGAGGCGCTGGCCGACTGGTGCAGCGTGCTGATGATCGCGGTCCGGGCAGGAGCCGAGACCCAGCATGCCGTCAGCGCCGATATCCTCAGGCGCCTCGGGGCGGACGGCTATGTCGTCAACATCTCCCGCGGCTCGGTGATCGATGAGAAAGCCCTGGTGCTGGCGCTTACCGAGAAGACCATCGCCGGAGCCGGTCTCGATGTCTATGACAAGGAACCGCACGCTCCTGACGCGCTGACGGCACTGCCCAACGTCGTGTTCTCCCCCCATATTGGCGGCCACACCCTGGAATCGCACGTCGCCATGCAGAACTGCGTGCTGGCGAACCTGACCGCGTTTTTCGAGGGCAAGAAGTTGCCTTACGCGGTCAAATGA
- a CDS encoding serine hydrolase, with amino-acid sequence MTAQASTAQASATAAPWPSIAPKTPPLPESRPETLGLSRPRLQAMSDAFKREIDKGTIPGVTVLAARHGQVGWFEALGRQSPTGAAPMAQDSIFRIFSMTKPIVSVGIMTLVEDGHLILADPIAKFIPEFADQKVGVVSGGKLELVPPKRPMTVQDLLRHTSGLTYEHQGDGPVHKIYQNSRVRSRKITNAEHAALVASFPLVCHPGDEFNYSRSTDILGRIIEVVSGKSLGTYLTERILAPLQMAETGFSTAEANANRLAEPFAADPWTGDKVALFNMLEQPIMESGGGGLVSTTMDYARFALMLRNGGTVDGNRIIGRKTLELMASDHLGPNVQTNGTLLSPGHGFGLGFAVRREAGIAPFPGSVGQFFWSGIAGTFFWIDPKEDLFVVFMSQGPGQRDFTRTLVRDLVYAAVD; translated from the coding sequence ATGACTGCCCAAGCGTCTACTGCCCAAGCGTCCGCGACAGCCGCCCCTTGGCCCTCGATCGCACCGAAGACTCCGCCTCTGCCGGAATCCCGCCCCGAGACGCTCGGGCTGTCGCGCCCTCGCCTCCAGGCCATGTCGGACGCCTTCAAGCGCGAGATCGACAAGGGAACCATTCCGGGCGTCACCGTGCTGGCGGCACGGCACGGCCAGGTCGGTTGGTTCGAGGCGCTCGGCAGGCAGAGCCCGACGGGCGCGGCGCCGATGGCGCAAGATTCGATCTTTCGCATCTTCTCGATGACCAAGCCGATCGTGTCGGTCGGCATCATGACGCTGGTCGAAGATGGGCACCTGATTCTTGCCGACCCCATCGCGAAATTCATCCCGGAGTTCGCCGACCAGAAGGTCGGCGTGGTCAGCGGCGGCAAGCTGGAACTGGTTCCGCCGAAGCGCCCGATGACGGTGCAGGACCTGCTCCGCCACACCTCCGGCCTGACCTACGAGCACCAGGGCGACGGCCCCGTGCACAAGATCTATCAAAACTCGCGGGTGCGTAGCCGCAAGATCACCAATGCCGAGCACGCCGCCCTGGTGGCGAGCTTCCCGCTGGTCTGCCATCCCGGCGACGAGTTCAACTACAGTCGCTCGACCGACATCCTCGGGCGCATTATCGAGGTCGTCAGCGGCAAGTCGCTCGGCACGTACCTCACCGAGCGCATTCTCGCGCCGTTGCAGATGGCCGAGACCGGTTTCTCGACAGCGGAGGCCAATGCCAACAGGCTCGCCGAACCGTTCGCGGCCGATCCCTGGACCGGCGACAAGGTCGCGCTGTTCAACATGCTCGAGCAGCCAATCATGGAGTCCGGCGGCGGCGGCCTCGTCTCCACCACCATGGACTATGCTCGCTTCGCGCTGATGCTGCGCAATGGCGGCACGGTCGACGGCAACAGGATCATCGGCCGCAAGACGCTGGAGCTGATGGCCTCCGATCATCTCGGCCCGAATGTGCAGACCAATGGCACGCTGCTGTCGCCTGGCCATGGTTTCGGCCTCGGCTTCGCGGTGCGGCGCGAAGCCGGCATCGCGCCCTTCCCCGGCAGCGTTGGCCAGTTTTTCTGGAGCGGCATTGCGGGGACGTTCTTCTGGATCGATCCGAAGGAGGATCTGTTCGTCGTATTCATGAGCCAGGGCCCGGGACAGCGCGATTTTACGCGGACGCTGGTGCGGGATCTGGTGTACGCGGCGGTGGATTGA
- the rplL gene encoding 50S ribosomal protein L7/L12: protein MADLQKIVDDLSSLTVLEAAELAKLLEEKWGVSAAAAVAVAGPAGGGAAAAPAEEKTEFTVVLAAAGDKKIEVIKEVRAITGLGLKEAKDLVEGAPKPVKEGVNKDEAEKLKAQLEKAGAKVELK, encoded by the coding sequence ATGGCTGACCTGCAGAAGATCGTTGACGACCTCTCGAGCCTCACCGTGCTCGAAGCTGCCGAACTCGCGAAGCTCCTCGAAGAGAAGTGGGGCGTTTCGGCTGCCGCGGCTGTCGCCGTGGCCGGCCCGGCTGGTGGTGGCGCTGCCGCCGCTCCGGCCGAAGAGAAGACCGAGTTCACGGTCGTTCTTGCCGCCGCCGGCGACAAGAAGATCGAGGTCATCAAGGAAGTCCGCGCCATCACCGGCCTGGGCCTGAAGGAAGCAAAGGACCTCGTCGAGGGCGCGCCGAAGCCTGTCAAGGAAGGCGTGAACAAGGACGAAGCCGAGAAGCTCAAGGCCCAGCTCGAGAAGGCTGGCGCGAAGGTCGAGCTCAAGTAA